A window from Spirochaetota bacterium encodes these proteins:
- a CDS encoding DNA methyltransferase, whose amino-acid sequence MKVFSQKDFLGEELVDVLVEGDCLQVMDNLPDGVFDMVFIDPPYYLQLPKGRKLKRWEVKTEVDGVSEGWDKFENFEEYDNFVMKVLERVKRLMKPNATLWVIGTYHNIHRWGRCMQDMGFWILNDIIWLKTNPMPNWLGVRFTNATETLIWAVKDKSVKKYTFNKEYAKQFGVGKVYENVWRVPICSGGERLKDEKGRKVHPTQKPVDLLRRVIITSTKEGDLILDPMAGIGTTGFVAKILNRHFFMIEKERTYVEWTKKRFEKSFEHGLFIGIY is encoded by the coding sequence ATGAAAGTCTTTTCGCAGAAAGATTTCTTAGGTGAGGAGCTGGTAGATGTCCTAGTTGAAGGTGATTGTTTGCAGGTTATGGATAATCTACCCGATGGAGTCTTTGATATGGTTTTTATAGACCCGCCCTACTACCTTCAGCTTCCAAAGGGTAGAAAACTAAAACGATGGGAAGTTAAGACAGAAGTTGATGGTGTTAGCGAAGGGTGGGATAAGTTTGAAAACTTTGAAGAGTACGATAACTTTGTGATGAAAGTTTTGGAAAGAGTAAAGAGACTTATGAAGCCCAATGCGACTCTCTGGGTTATAGGTACGTATCATAACATACACCGTTGGGGGAGGTGTATGCAGGATATGGGTTTTTGGATATTGAACGATATTATATGGCTTAAGACTAACCCTATGCCTAACTGGCTAGGAGTAAGGTTTACCAACGCTACAGAAACACTTATATGGGCAGTAAAAGATAAAAGCGTAAAGAAATACACTTTCAACAAAGAATACGCAAAGCAGTTTGGTGTAGGGAAGGTATATGAAAATGTTTGGAGAGTACCTATATGCTCTGGAGGGGAAAGGCTAAAGGATGAGAAAGGTAGAAAGGTTCATCCGACACAGAAACCCGTTGATCTTCTGAGGAGAGTGATAATCACTTCTACGAAGGAGGGGGATCTTATACTTGACCCTATGGCTGGCATAGGAACTACAGGTTTTGTTGCTAAAATACTTAATAGACATTTTTTTATGATAGAAAAGGAGAGAACTTATGTAGAATGGACCAAGAAGAGGTTTGAAAAGTCTTTTGAGCATGGTTTATTTATTGGAATATATTAA